A stretch of Lactuca sativa cultivar Salinas chromosome 6, Lsat_Salinas_v11, whole genome shotgun sequence DNA encodes these proteins:
- the LOC111903839 gene encoding tetraspanin-3: MRTSNHLIGLLNFLTFLLSIPILAGGIWLSTRANNSDCMSFLQWPIIVIGVSIMVVSLAGFAGACYRNTFLMYLYLWAMFVIIAVLIGFIIFAYAVTDKGSGRPVMNRVYPDYYLQDYSGWLKDRVASDSYWGKIRSCIHDSKACAKTGRIIGGYPETADMYYLRKLNPIQSGCCKPPTECGYIYINETVWNPVNAATMATNLDCNRWTNDQEQLCYNCNSCKAGVLASLKKSWRKVSVINIVVLIILVIAYVIACAAFRNNKRIDNDEPYGATRMEKSRPTRIHF; the protein is encoded by the exons ATGAGGACAAGCAACCACCTGATTGGCTTACTAAACTTTCTCACCTTCTTGCTCTCAATCCCCATTCTCGCCGGCGGCATATGGCTGAGCACCCGCGCCAACAACTCCGACTGCATGAGCTTCCTCCAATGGCCCATAATCGTCATCGGCGTCTCCATCATGGTCGTCTCACTCGCCGGGTTCGCCGGCGCGTGCTATCGCAACACCTTCCTCATGTACCTTTACCTCTGGGCTATGTTCGTCATTATTGCTGTCCTAATCGGGTTCATCATATTCGCCTACGCCGTCACCGATAAAGGATCTGGTCGACCCGTAATGAACCGGGTTTACCCGGATTACTATCTTCAGGACTATTCGGGTTGGCTCAAGGATCGGGTCGCTAGTGATAGCTACTGGGGTAAAATCAGATCATGTATTCATGATTCTAAAGCGTGTGCGAAAACGGGTCGGATCATTGGTGGGTACCCGGAAACTGCAGACATGTACTACCTTCGAAAGCTTAACCCCATTCAG TCTGGATGTTGCAAGCCACCGACAGAGTGCGGGTACATCTACATAAATGAGACCGTGTGGAACCCAGTGAACGCCGCCACCATGGCCACCAATCTAGACTGCAACCGGTGGACCAATGACCAAGAACAACTGTGCTACAACTGTAACTCGTGTAAAGCCGGGGTGCTTGCGAGCTTGAAGAAGAGTTGGAGGAAGGTGTCAGTGATCAATATTGTTGTTTTGATCATCCTTGTTATTGCATATGTGATTGCTTGTGCTGCATTTAGGAACAATAAGAGGATTGATAATGATGAACCTTATGGTGCTACAAGGATGGAGAAGTCACGACCCACTCGGATACATTTCTAG